Proteins found in one Opitutaceae bacterium genomic segment:
- the pgsA gene encoding CDP-diacylglycerol--glycerol-3-phosphate 3-phosphatidyltransferase, translated as MPLNLPNIITLSRIPAMFLIVALMYASWQWAASLAFWLFIASAIGDWLDGHLARKRGLVSTFGKFMDALTDKILVIGLMVAFVEQERYYGGLFLTLVLLTLCREFIVSGMRMVAASRGIVVAAEKGGKAKTVTQLIAVGFLLFVPMLERDFAPFLPFPVADYAKYLHQAGLGIFILGTVLTLSSGYTYVTKYRAVFEDPPKP; from the coding sequence ATGCCGCTCAACCTGCCGAACATCATTACCCTGTCGCGAATTCCCGCGATGTTCTTGATAGTGGCGCTTATGTACGCCTCGTGGCAGTGGGCTGCATCCCTGGCGTTCTGGTTGTTCATCGCTTCTGCGATTGGCGACTGGCTGGATGGCCACCTCGCTCGAAAGCGAGGGCTCGTTTCCACCTTCGGCAAGTTCATGGACGCCCTGACCGACAAGATCCTGGTCATCGGCCTGATGGTCGCATTCGTCGAGCAGGAGCGGTATTACGGCGGGCTCTTCCTCACCCTCGTTCTCCTGACGCTCTGTCGTGAATTCATTGTCAGCGGCATGCGCATGGTTGCGGCCAGTCGCGGAATTGTCGTAGCTGCGGAAAAAGGCGGGAAAGCCAAGACAGTCACGCAATTGATCGCCGTGGGTTTTCTGCTCTTCGTCCCCATGCTCGAGCGTGATTTCGCCCCCTTTCTCCCCTTCCCCGTCGCCGACTACGCGAAGTACCTGCATCAGGCAGGCTTGGGAATCTTCATTCTGGGGACGGTTCTCACGCTTTCCTCCGGATACACGTACGTGACGAAGTACCGCGCCGTATTCGAGGATCCGCCGAAGCCATGA